The Oncorhynchus kisutch isolate 150728-3 unplaced genomic scaffold, Okis_V2 Okis07a-Okis12b_hom, whole genome shotgun sequence genome includes a region encoding these proteins:
- the LOC109876196 gene encoding centlein, translated as MMATRDSSRIMLLKEEVRSLSEELVQCQADKEFVWSLWKRLQVANPDLTQAVSLVVEREKWKAEAKDRKVLEILQAKDYKIQELDQRVTGQQQEITNLVQRKMAVDEDRGLVKKELAALRRKLGNKSQELKDVKEERGRREEALEEEKEALESCCSALRGDLEQAQRQERRHGEEKEALESCCSALRGDLEQAQRQERRHGEERDSADAKVKEMEGDLSDAQRQVADLQDQCSSLADLLSSRQKEVAQRDQHVTQLGRELQEVQALYRQSSEHAAEQAQLIQQLEGLNLDTQRVLRNQEEAHTADTTSYQKLYNELSICYQALKSNEGRLRQSHVALTTQLGQKEQQIVQLQGQLQQQQQQQTHNQQQLPQTMAPAGPPARQTNSKHFEEQTLYDSPDQELSGEEAPPSTCSPVPQEPPGPPDTSLAFSPSRGQHTGRRQP; from the exons ATGATGGCTACTAGAGACAGCAGTCGCATCATGCTGCTGAAGGAAGAAGTGAGGAGTTTGTCTGAGGAGTTAGTGCAATGCCAG GCTGACAAGGAGTTTGTTTGGTCCCTATGGAAACGCCTCCAAGTAGCCAATCCGGACCTGACCCAGGCCGTCAGCCTAGTGGTCGAACG AGAGAAATGGAAAGCTGAAGCCAAGGACCGCAAGGTGCTGGAGATCCTGCAGGCCAAAGACTACAAGATCCAGGAGCTGGACCAG AGAGTGACAGGGCAGCAGCAGGAGATCACCAACCTGGTCCAGAGGAAGATGGCTGTGGACGAGGACAGAGGCCTAGTGAAGAAGGAGCTGGCAGCTCTGCGCCGCAAGCTGGGGAATAAGAGTCAAGAACTTAAG gatgtgaaggaggagagggggaggagagaagaggccctggaggaggagaaggaggcatTAGAGTCCTGCTGCTCTGCCCTGCGAGGCGACCTGGAGCAGGCacagaggcaggagaggaggcacggagaggagaaggaggcatTAGAGTCCTGCTGCTCTGCCCTGCGAGGCGACCTGGAGCAGGCacagaggcaggagaggagacacggagaggagagagactccgCGGATGCCAAAGTCAAg GAGATGGAGGGTGATCTGAGCGATGCCCAGCGGCAGGTGGCAGACCTTCAGGACCAGTGCAGCAGCCTGGcagacctcctctcctccaggcagAAGGAGGTGGCACAGAGGGACCAACACGTCACCCAACTCGG GCGTGAGCTGCAGGAGGTGCAGGCCCTGTACAGACAGAGTAGTGAACATGCTGCAGAGCAGGCCCAGCTCATCCAGCAGCTAGAGGGACTCAACCTGGACACACAGAGAGTCTTACGCAACCAGGAAGAGGCTCACACTGCAGACACCACCTCTTATCAGAAG CTCTACAACGAGCTGAGCATATGTTACCAGGCGCTCAAATCCAACGAGGGCCGGCTCCGCCAGAGTCACGTCGCCCTGACAACCCAGCTGGGCCAGAAGGAACAGCAGATTGTGCAGCTCCAAGGCCAgctacagcaacaacaacaacagcagacaCACAACCAGCAGCAGCTTCCACAGACCATGGCCCCAGCCGGTCCCCCAGCCAGGCAGACCAACTCTAAACACTTTGAG GAGCAGACTCTGTATGACTCTCCAGATCAGGAACTCAGTGGAGAGGAGGCCCCACCCTCAACCTGTAGCCCGGTCCCACAGGAGCCCCCGGGGCCCCCAGACACATCGCTGGCCTTCAGCCCCTCCAGGGGCCAACACACTGGGAGACGGCAG CCGTAG